In Trichocoleus desertorum NBK24, the following are encoded in one genomic region:
- a CDS encoding DUF2079 domain-containing protein: protein MLQQWQKEPELRWVLGMAIAFFVVLSAIALHRYYNFYPTYVAFDQGIFNQVFWNGLHGRFFQSSLSSTLSAAVTQDGQVPEVFYHRLGQHFTPALLLWLPIYALFPSPALLSVLQVALMAAAGLVLYALARHHHNPPLAVMIAASFYGAAAVIGPTVANFHDLCQIPLFIFGLLLAMEKRWWWLFWVLAGLTLLVREDAGVVLFSAGFYLAVSRRHLRTGLGVCALSVAYILLVTNWAMPLFSPDISRRFMVEQFGHFVGNQEASSLQVIGAIATQPLRLIQEIVTPGDRTISYLLAHWLPLAFVPAVAPAAWLVAGFPLLQNFMRQDPTALSIDLRYALTVIPGFFYGAVLWWAKHPGAFTRRFRRFWIFCLSVSLILTIVSNPNRALSFLIPDSFQPWVYSAPQAQWQHAAAIRSLMAQIPPDASVSATTHIVPHLSNRREIVRFPALQVRNDARTVLSVDYIILDFQQLRRYQVVFDDDRRLLKTMVPVVDRLLGDRSYGLVGFRDGVLLMQRSANSDSTAATAWSTFRQELEPILRQPD, encoded by the coding sequence ATGTTGCAGCAGTGGCAGAAAGAGCCGGAGTTGCGGTGGGTGCTGGGCATGGCGATCGCTTTTTTTGTCGTGCTGTCCGCGATCGCGCTGCATCGGTATTACAACTTCTATCCGACCTATGTCGCCTTCGACCAGGGCATTTTTAATCAGGTGTTTTGGAATGGGTTGCACGGTCGTTTCTTCCAAAGCTCACTCTCTTCGACGCTATCGGCAGCGGTGACTCAAGACGGTCAAGTGCCGGAAGTGTTTTACCATCGGCTGGGCCAGCACTTCACGCCTGCTTTGCTGCTCTGGTTGCCAATTTATGCCCTGTTTCCCTCGCCTGCCCTGCTGTCAGTGCTGCAAGTGGCGTTGATGGCGGCTGCTGGTTTGGTGCTTTATGCCTTAGCGCGGCACCATCACAACCCACCCTTAGCCGTGATGATTGCGGCCAGTTTCTATGGGGCAGCAGCGGTGATTGGGCCAACCGTAGCTAATTTCCATGATTTGTGTCAGATCCCGTTGTTTATCTTTGGGCTGCTGCTGGCGATGGAAAAGCGTTGGTGGTGGCTGTTCTGGGTGCTGGCAGGACTGACGCTGCTGGTACGAGAAGATGCGGGAGTCGTCCTATTTAGTGCGGGGTTTTATTTAGCGGTGAGTCGGCGGCATCTCCGAACTGGGTTGGGAGTGTGTGCGCTGAGTGTGGCCTACATCCTGCTGGTAACCAACTGGGCTATGCCGCTGTTCTCGCCGGATATTTCTCGGCGGTTTATGGTGGAGCAGTTTGGGCACTTCGTGGGCAACCAGGAAGCATCTTCATTACAGGTGATTGGGGCGATCGCCACTCAGCCGCTGCGGTTAATTCAGGAAATCGTCACACCTGGCGATCGCACGATCAGCTATTTGCTGGCGCATTGGCTACCTTTGGCGTTCGTGCCAGCGGTGGCTCCGGCGGCTTGGCTAGTGGCTGGTTTTCCGCTACTACAAAACTTCATGCGGCAAGACCCAACTGCTCTGTCGATTGACCTGCGCTATGCCCTCACGGTGATTCCTGGGTTCTTTTATGGGGCGGTGCTGTGGTGGGCCAAGCATCCAGGGGCGTTTACTCGGCGGTTTCGGCGCTTTTGGATTTTCTGCCTCAGTGTGTCGCTAATTTTAACGATTGTTTCGAATCCCAATCGAGCTTTGTCCTTTCTGATTCCCGATTCGTTTCAGCCTTGGGTTTACTCAGCGCCTCAAGCTCAATGGCAACATGCGGCAGCAATTCGCAGTTTGATGGCTCAAATCCCACCGGATGCCAGCGTTTCGGCGACTACTCATATCGTGCCGCACCTGTCGAATCGGCGGGAGATCGTGCGGTTTCCAGCCTTGCAGGTGAGAAATGATGCGCGAACCGTACTTTCGGTGGACTATATCATTCTCGATTTTCAGCAGCTACGGCGGTACCAAGTTGTGTTTGATGATGACCGGAGACTTTTGAAGACAATGGTACCTGTGGTTGATCGGCTTTTGGGCGATCGCTCCTACGGCTTAGTTGGCTTTCGAGATGGCGTGTTGTTGATGCAGCGTAGTGCTAATTCTGACTCGACTGCGGCAACGGCCTGGTCTACCTTTCGGCAAGAACTGGAACCGATTCTGCGACAGCCTGACTAG
- a CDS encoding glycosyltransferase family 4 protein, giving the protein MKILVLAWEFPPRIVGGIARHVAELYPELVKLGHEVHLITVEFGQAPSYEVVDGVKVHRVPVGYSHDFFHWVVNMNESMGRHGGKLILEDGPFDLIHAHDWLVGDAAIALKHTFKTPLIATIHATEYGRHNGIHTDTHHYISYKETHLAYNAWRVIVCTDYMRSEAARALGSPEEKVDVIYNGIRPEKKQRHPDFDFASFRRQFAEDSEKIIYYVGRMTHEKGVAVLLNAMPKVLAEMGGYAKLVIIGGGNTDHLKQQAWNLGIAHKTYFTGFMSEEDLNKFQTIANCAVFPSLYEPFGIVALESFAARVPVVVSDTGGFPEVVRHTKTGIVTWANNSESLAWGILEVLKNPGYVQWLIDNAYEDLERRFSWAKIAQQTEVVYKRVVQERSQVDW; this is encoded by the coding sequence ATGAAAATTCTGGTATTGGCTTGGGAATTTCCTCCTCGCATTGTGGGCGGTATTGCCCGACATGTGGCCGAGCTATACCCAGAACTCGTCAAGCTGGGCCATGAAGTGCATCTAATTACCGTCGAATTTGGGCAAGCCCCAAGTTATGAAGTGGTCGATGGAGTCAAAGTGCATCGGGTGCCTGTAGGCTATAGCCACGACTTTTTCCATTGGGTCGTGAATATGAACGAGAGCATGGGCCGTCATGGTGGCAAGTTAATCCTGGAAGATGGCCCCTTCGACCTGATTCATGCTCACGATTGGTTGGTTGGAGATGCGGCGATCGCCCTCAAGCACACGTTCAAAACTCCGCTCATTGCCACCATTCACGCCACTGAATATGGCCGCCATAACGGCATTCATACCGATACCCACCACTACATCAGTTATAAAGAAACCCACTTAGCCTACAACGCTTGGCGAGTCATCGTTTGTACCGACTACATGCGCTCTGAAGCCGCACGGGCGTTGGGGAGTCCTGAAGAAAAAGTGGATGTCATCTACAACGGCATCCGCCCCGAAAAGAAACAACGGCACCCAGATTTTGACTTTGCCAGTTTCCGCCGCCAGTTTGCCGAGGATAGTGAAAAGATTATTTATTACGTGGGCCGAATGACTCACGAAAAAGGCGTGGCGGTTCTGCTCAATGCCATGCCCAAGGTGTTGGCGGAAATGGGTGGCTACGCCAAGCTGGTGATCATCGGCGGCGGCAATACTGACCACTTGAAACAGCAGGCTTGGAACCTCGGCATTGCTCACAAAACCTACTTCACTGGGTTCATGTCTGAGGAAGACTTAAACAAGTTTCAAACCATTGCTAATTGCGCCGTTTTCCCTAGCCTCTACGAACCCTTTGGCATCGTGGCTTTAGAAAGTTTTGCGGCGCGAGTACCAGTCGTGGTCTCCGATACAGGCGGCTTTCCGGAAGTAGTGCGCCATACCAAAACAGGCATTGTGACTTGGGCCAATAATTCCGAGTCCCTCGCTTGGGGTATTTTGGAAGTCTTGAAGAATCCGGGTTATGTCCAGTGGCTCATAGACAATGCTTATGAAGACTTGGAGCGGCGCTTCAGTTGGGCCAAAATTGCCCAGCAAACCGAAGTGGTTTACAAACGAGTAGTGCAAGAGCGATCGCAAGTCGATTGGTAA
- a CDS encoding sigma 54-interacting transcriptional regulator — MDGAERIQWLKEHTQLASLSDEALEAIAVAIVEEPFPENRHLVVEDTHPDVLYILKTGHLESYHTSPNGPVKAVSLLPGSIIHLKELLLEQPTERTVITLDDGLLWRITKEQFLALAQQYPEVSRTFSRQLAAELNQLTSQLAYEQERQAALRPYAIPRVRRGVIGSSEVAVGLRKQVRDAARDRTPVLLTGEAGVGKVNLAALIHFNSAARREPLIRFNCGTLSSSGAELFGRAAQSASGKQGLLAYLGSGTLVLDHLQDLLPELQVKVIQLLQTGEYRSISREGEPIAELQQCQARIIITAERSLDQVTEQLSLELGQVLWGHAIEVPPLRERKADIKAKAEYHISCFARGEGISRPKLTSEAAEVLASYDFPGNLPELESLLEQAISQSNGAAELTADLFRSAQQLAVELDQVTSQLAFEQERQTALRPYLVPKVRRGIVGSSRYAVRLRQEIKKAAGDRKSVLVFGEPGLGKDNTAALIHFGSRDRHQPMIKINCNTLQASGAELFGRAGGKPGLLEWIGQGTLLLNNIQELPPALLEKILLLLETGTYTPISREGEPAPEPKQSQARIMMVSEKTLPQLERKHCVPHVIKVPPLRVRKADIAAQAEYYISLTCRAKNLTRPHVTPEALRRLQGYDFPGNFTELEGLIERAIAQSNGAPELTEEVFWAVSNKTRRFRVNLLNAYPKLRQFLRSDWWPDRINFGFTLGMFAVIVAILMFGPQTRDSNIGLNLFWAWWWPLMLFAFPFVGRLWCSVCPFMIYGELAQKLSLQVFPRELLPWPRQQAEKWGGWFLFGLFTLILLWEELWNLEDTAYLAGCLLLLITAGAVIFSLLFERRFWCRYLCPIGGMNGLFAKLSMTELRAQQGICSATCTTYQCYKGGPEKGEGQESLGCPLYSHPAQLEDNRDCVLCMTCLKACPHRSVEVNLRPPGIELWTTHQPTYAEVALLFLLFGAVFLHRLPEIENQLGWNLHLENFGWHAGVSVAALLLPVAIALLAQFLIRVVNRTLKPRPFLELAYGYLPLVLGGSLAHYLRLGLTEAGRVLPITLATFGYSSVNVPIAVAEPAVIAFLQAVTLIASVWLSVMLTQKIARQPLLSLLPQHLATIAIGSLLWKLIVS; from the coding sequence ATGGATGGGGCTGAGCGGATTCAATGGTTAAAAGAGCATACTCAGTTGGCATCGCTCTCTGATGAAGCTCTAGAGGCGATCGCCGTTGCTATTGTCGAGGAGCCGTTCCCAGAAAATCGCCATCTGGTTGTAGAAGACACCCATCCAGATGTACTTTACATCTTGAAAACAGGACATTTAGAGAGCTACCACACCAGCCCAAATGGCCCTGTCAAAGCAGTGAGCTTGCTGCCTGGAAGCATCATTCATCTCAAGGAACTGTTGCTAGAGCAACCCACTGAGCGAACCGTCATTACTCTTGACGATGGTTTGTTGTGGCGGATCACCAAAGAGCAGTTTCTTGCTTTAGCGCAGCAGTACCCAGAAGTTAGCCGTACCTTCTCGCGCCAACTCGCAGCGGAGCTAAACCAACTAACTTCTCAACTCGCCTATGAACAAGAGCGGCAGGCAGCATTACGACCTTACGCGATTCCCAGAGTCAGGCGAGGCGTGATTGGCAGTAGTGAGGTTGCTGTTGGACTCCGTAAACAAGTTCGAGATGCTGCCCGCGATCGCACTCCCGTTTTACTGACGGGTGAGGCAGGAGTTGGCAAAGTTAACTTAGCGGCCTTAATTCACTTCAACTCAGCGGCGCGACGGGAACCCCTAATTCGTTTCAACTGTGGCACTCTCTCTAGTAGTGGTGCAGAACTGTTTGGGCGGGCGGCTCAAAGCGCGAGTGGTAAACAGGGTTTGCTGGCCTACCTAGGCAGCGGAACTTTAGTGCTAGATCACCTGCAAGATCTGCTTCCAGAACTACAAGTTAAAGTAATTCAGCTCCTTCAAACCGGAGAGTATCGCTCCATCAGTCGAGAGGGCGAACCGATCGCTGAACTACAGCAGTGTCAAGCGCGCATTATCATCACCGCAGAGCGATCGCTCGATCAAGTCACTGAACAACTAAGCCTTGAACTTGGACAAGTTTTGTGGGGACATGCGATTGAAGTGCCACCCCTGCGCGAGCGTAAAGCCGATATTAAAGCCAAAGCCGAATATCACATTAGTTGCTTTGCCCGGGGAGAAGGAATTTCTCGGCCCAAACTCACCTCGGAAGCGGCGGAAGTTTTAGCCAGTTACGACTTCCCTGGCAATTTACCAGAGCTAGAGAGCCTGCTGGAGCAAGCGATCAGCCAATCGAATGGCGCGGCTGAACTGACGGCTGATCTGTTCCGCTCGGCCCAACAACTCGCCGTTGAACTGGATCAAGTTACCTCTCAACTGGCCTTTGAGCAAGAACGCCAGACTGCATTGCGTCCCTACCTCGTGCCAAAAGTACGCCGGGGGATTGTCGGCTCTAGTCGCTATGCGGTGCGGTTGCGTCAGGAAATTAAAAAAGCGGCGGGCGATCGCAAATCTGTCTTGGTGTTTGGTGAACCAGGGTTGGGCAAAGACAATACCGCAGCACTGATTCACTTCGGCTCTCGCGATCGCCACCAACCGATGATCAAAATCAACTGCAACACGCTGCAAGCCAGTGGCGCAGAATTGTTTGGTCGAGCGGGAGGTAAGCCAGGGCTACTAGAGTGGATTGGTCAGGGCACGCTCCTGCTCAACAACATTCAAGAGTTACCCCCCGCGCTGCTAGAAAAAATTCTGCTCTTACTCGAAACCGGAACCTACACTCCAATTAGCCGTGAAGGAGAACCCGCACCAGAACCTAAGCAAAGCCAAGCTCGGATCATGATGGTGTCAGAAAAAACGCTGCCCCAGTTGGAGCGAAAGCACTGCGTCCCCCATGTGATCAAAGTGCCACCGTTGCGGGTGCGGAAAGCTGACATTGCGGCTCAGGCTGAGTACTATATCAGCTTGACCTGTCGAGCTAAAAACCTCACTCGTCCCCACGTCACCCCAGAAGCCTTACGCCGTCTCCAAGGCTATGACTTTCCGGGCAACTTCACAGAACTAGAAGGACTGATTGAACGGGCGATCGCGCAATCGAATGGCGCACCAGAACTCACGGAAGAAGTCTTTTGGGCCGTGAGCAACAAAACCCGACGCTTCCGAGTGAACCTGCTCAACGCCTATCCCAAGCTACGGCAGTTTTTACGGAGTGATTGGTGGCCCGATCGCATCAACTTTGGCTTTACTTTGGGTATGTTTGCCGTCATCGTCGCCATCTTGATGTTCGGCCCCCAAACGCGCGACAGCAACATTGGCCTCAATTTATTTTGGGCTTGGTGGTGGCCGTTGATGCTCTTTGCCTTTCCCTTTGTCGGGCGCTTGTGGTGCTCGGTTTGCCCATTCATGATCTACGGTGAGTTAGCTCAGAAGCTTTCCTTACAAGTCTTTCCCCGTGAATTACTGCCTTGGCCCCGCCAGCAAGCGGAGAAGTGGGGCGGCTGGTTTCTGTTCGGCTTATTCACGCTGATTTTGCTTTGGGAAGAACTTTGGAATTTAGAAGACACAGCTTATCTGGCGGGTTGTCTCTTACTGCTGATTACGGCTGGGGCGGTAATCTTTTCGCTGTTGTTTGAGCGCCGCTTTTGGTGCCGCTATCTCTGCCCAATTGGGGGGATGAACGGCTTGTTCGCCAAGCTCTCCATGACTGAGTTGCGGGCACAACAAGGCATTTGTTCTGCCACTTGCACGACCTACCAATGCTACAAAGGCGGCCCTGAAAAAGGCGAAGGACAAGAAAGTCTGGGTTGCCCACTCTACTCTCACCCAGCGCAATTGGAAGACAACCGTGACTGCGTGCTGTGTATGACCTGCCTCAAAGCTTGCCCACACCGCTCAGTGGAAGTGAATCTACGGCCTCCTGGCATTGAACTTTGGACGACTCATCAGCCGACTTATGCAGAAGTAGCGCTGCTATTTTTATTATTCGGAGCGGTTTTCCTCCATCGCCTACCTGAGATCGAAAACCAGTTGGGCTGGAATCTGCATTTAGAGAATTTTGGCTGGCATGCTGGGGTTTCTGTAGCAGCATTATTGCTCCCTGTGGCGATCGCGCTCTTGGCCCAATTCTTGATTCGAGTAGTCAACCGCACCCTCAAACCTCGTCCCTTTCTGGAGCTAGCTTACGGCTATTTGCCTTTAGTTCTGGGCGGCAGCTTAGCTCACTATCTGCGTTTGGGTTTAACCGAAGCGGGCCGAGTTCTGCCAATCACCCTCGCTACCTTTGGCTACAGCAGCGTTAACGTGCCGATCGCCGTGGCTGAACCCGCAGTAATCGCATTTCTGCAAGCGGTGACGCTCATTGCTTCAGTCTGGTTGAGTGTGATGTTGACTCAGAAAATTGCGCGTCAGCCTTTACTCAGTCTGTTACCCCAACACCTAGCCACGATCGCCATCGGCTCGCTGTTGTGGAAGTTAATTGTCAGTTGA
- the rnc gene encoding ribonuclease III — MKKLPIFRNNALLQRALTHSSYTNEHPAFGEDNERLEFLGDAILNFLSGEFLYKHYPEKPEGELTPLRSALVDESQLAKFAIALNLGSLMHLGRGAEINGGRENPNLLSSTFEAVIGAYFLDTGSNIETVRNYVEPLFQAIADTLVDTATQINFKSRFQAWALAEVGQNPKYAIIAQSGPDHAREFTAEVRVADQKYGEGKGHRKQDAEKSAAKQALEALGLL; from the coding sequence ATGAAAAAACTGCCCATCTTCCGAAACAACGCTTTGTTACAACGAGCGCTGACCCACAGTTCTTACACCAACGAGCATCCGGCGTTTGGGGAAGATAACGAACGCTTGGAGTTCTTAGGCGATGCCATCTTGAACTTTCTCAGCGGTGAATTTCTTTACAAGCACTACCCTGAAAAACCAGAAGGAGAATTAACGCCGCTACGTTCTGCCTTGGTGGATGAGTCACAGCTCGCCAAATTTGCGATCGCCCTCAACCTTGGTTCCCTCATGCATTTGGGCCGAGGGGCGGAAATTAATGGTGGGCGGGAAAATCCCAACTTACTTAGCAGCACCTTTGAAGCGGTAATTGGGGCTTATTTCCTAGATACAGGTTCCAATATTGAGACAGTCCGCAACTATGTAGAACCGCTGTTTCAAGCGATCGCGGATACTTTGGTTGATACCGCAACCCAAATTAACTTCAAAAGTCGTTTTCAAGCTTGGGCCTTAGCCGAAGTAGGTCAGAACCCCAAGTACGCCATCATTGCTCAATCTGGCCCAGATCATGCGCGAGAATTTACCGCCGAGGTGCGTGTAGCTGACCAAAAATACGGCGAAGGCAAGGGGCACAGAAAGCAAGATGCGGAAAAGAGTGCCGCCAAACAAGCCCTAGAAGCCTTAGGACTGCTCTAG
- a CDS encoding IscS subfamily cysteine desulfurase translates to MPNVYRPIYLDCHATTPVDPRVLEAMLPYFTEHFGNPASVTHAYGWEAEAAVKKAREILATAINCGPEEIVFTSGATEANNLAIKGVAEAYISKGRHIITVITEHNAVLDPCRYLESLGFEVTYLPVQSDGLINLAELEQALRPDTILVSVMAANNEIGVLQPLAEVGALCHQHQVLFHTDAAQAIAKIPLDVAAMQIDLMSLTAHKVYGPKGIGALYVRRCNPRVQVAPQLHGGGHERGMRSGTLYTPQIVGFARAVELGLAEQVTEAQRLTQLRDRLWQQLNTVGNIYLNGHPTQRLAGNLNVSVAGVDGQALLLGLQPMVAVSSGSACTSAEIKPSHVLTALGRSPELAYASLRFGIGRFNTEVEIDRAAQQAIATIQSLRGTTVSSPA, encoded by the coding sequence ATGCCCAACGTTTATCGTCCGATTTATCTGGATTGCCACGCTACAACTCCGGTAGACCCAAGGGTACTAGAGGCAATGCTGCCGTACTTTACCGAGCATTTTGGGAATCCGGCGAGTGTGACTCATGCCTATGGTTGGGAGGCGGAAGCGGCAGTCAAAAAAGCGCGAGAAATTTTAGCAACTGCGATCAACTGTGGCCCAGAGGAAATCGTTTTCACCAGTGGCGCTACAGAAGCAAATAATTTGGCGATCAAAGGGGTGGCAGAAGCTTACATCAGCAAGGGACGGCACATCATCACTGTCATTACTGAGCACAATGCCGTGCTTGACCCGTGCCGCTATTTAGAGTCTTTGGGATTTGAGGTTACTTATTTACCTGTGCAATCTGATGGCTTGATCAATCTGGCAGAACTGGAGCAAGCATTGCGGCCTGATACGATTTTGGTTTCGGTGATGGCGGCAAATAATGAGATTGGGGTGTTGCAGCCACTGGCTGAGGTTGGGGCGCTTTGTCACCAGCATCAAGTTCTCTTTCACACCGATGCGGCTCAAGCGATCGCTAAAATCCCTTTAGATGTGGCAGCGATGCAGATTGATCTGATGTCGCTCACAGCTCATAAGGTGTATGGGCCGAAGGGGATTGGGGCGTTGTATGTGCGGCGGTGTAATCCTAGAGTCCAGGTGGCACCTCAACTACATGGAGGTGGGCATGAGCGAGGCATGCGATCGGGGACGCTTTACACCCCACAGATCGTCGGTTTCGCCAGAGCAGTAGAGTTGGGACTGGCAGAACAAGTAACAGAAGCTCAACGGCTGACGCAACTGCGCGATCGCCTGTGGCAGCAGCTCAACACGGTCGGCAATATCTACCTGAACGGTCATCCTACGCAACGGCTTGCTGGCAATCTCAATGTCAGTGTGGCAGGGGTAGATGGGCAAGCGTTGTTGTTGGGGTTGCAACCTATGGTAGCGGTTTCTTCTGGTTCTGCTTGCACATCGGCTGAAATCAAACCTTCCCATGTGCTGACTGCTTTAGGGCGATCGCCAGAATTGGCTTATGCTTCGCTGCGGTTTGGTATTGGGCGGTTCAATACAGAAGTGGAGATTGATCGAGCCGCACAACAGGCGATCGCAACCATCCAGTCTTTGCGAGGTACGACCGTTTCTAGCCCAGCTTAG
- a CDS encoding Uma2 family endonuclease has translation MQSRIITDLELMQLNSQNPNLRFERNANGTLVTMAPTGGTSGNREARAITYLMLWVINHDLGEVFSSSTGFRLPNGAVRSPDVAFVAKERLPEGWDQGEDEFLALAPDFVIEIRSKTDSLDTLQTKMQEYIANGVRLGWLIDRQNQQAWVYRADQSVTQYPATAILSGENVVPGFTLELKVLL, from the coding sequence GTGCAGTCACGGATCATTACAGATTTGGAGTTGATGCAGTTAAACTCTCAAAACCCAAATCTCCGCTTCGAGCGCAACGCAAATGGAACCCTTGTGACTATGGCACCGACCGGAGGCACTTCTGGCAATCGTGAGGCCAGAGCTATTACTTACCTGATGCTGTGGGTAATCAACCACGATCTTGGCGAAGTCTTTAGCTCCAGTACAGGGTTCAGATTACCAAATGGTGCGGTGCGATCGCCGGATGTGGCATTCGTGGCTAAGGAACGCTTACCAGAAGGCTGGGATCAGGGAGAAGATGAGTTTCTAGCCCTTGCACCAGATTTTGTGATCGAGATTCGCTCTAAAACTGACAGTCTAGACACGTTGCAAACCAAAATGCAGGAATACATTGCGAACGGTGTGCGTTTAGGTTGGCTGATCGATCGCCAAAATCAACAAGCTTGGGTCTATCGAGCCGATCAATCCGTGACCCAGTATCCAGCCACAGCGATTCTCAGTGGTGAGAATGTCGTGCCTGGTTTCACCTTGGAACTAAAGGTATTGCTGTAA
- a CDS encoding MarC family protein, whose protein sequence is MELQAIALLLKKILSPSGMEILSLVKTFIDVPVLVKTFVAVFVLADALGNAPIFLVLTKGMEIEQKNSVVDRASLIGTAVILAFAFGGQTVLDYLHISMGSLEIAGGLLLLMIALKMLEGHTEAPLVEQGRDVAITPLAFPLLAGPGTLTSVMLLMSDSDTAIGHLSVALGIVGAMFVTWFIVRQSSRIDHWLGAEGAIIITQLLGFLLAALAIEISSSGIRELFLK, encoded by the coding sequence GTGGAGTTACAGGCGATCGCGCTACTGTTGAAAAAAATTCTTTCACCTTCTGGCATGGAAATCCTCAGCCTAGTCAAAACATTTATCGATGTTCCGGTTCTGGTCAAAACATTTGTGGCAGTTTTCGTCTTGGCTGATGCTTTGGGGAATGCCCCAATTTTTTTGGTGCTGACCAAGGGCATGGAAATAGAGCAGAAAAATAGTGTGGTCGATCGCGCTAGCTTGATTGGAACAGCGGTGATCCTGGCTTTTGCCTTTGGAGGGCAAACCGTTCTGGATTACTTGCACATCAGCATGGGTTCTTTAGAGATCGCAGGTGGATTGTTGTTGCTGATGATTGCCTTAAAGATGCTGGAAGGACATACAGAAGCACCACTGGTGGAGCAAGGGCGGGATGTGGCGATTACTCCATTGGCGTTTCCGCTGTTGGCTGGCCCTGGCACGTTAACCAGTGTGATGTTATTGATGTCTGATTCAGATACTGCAATCGGTCATCTCAGTGTCGCGCTTGGCATTGTTGGTGCGATGTTCGTCACTTGGTTTATCGTGCGGCAGTCGTCCCGGATTGATCATTGGTTAGGGGCAGAAGGCGCGATCATCATCACGCAACTCTTGGGGTTCCTATTAGCGGCGCTAGCGATCGAAATTAGTAGTTCGGGAATTCGAGAGTTATTTCTGAAGTGA
- a CDS encoding ISH3 family transposase — MTTYPSSLSPAPALTDEGTLEAALDCLLESVPLNMEGGYTPQDLFEILLRAASRGDSIEHTAQRLQGTPSGNGIRYHLDKLDEMATLESQLNAALQSRIPPKICRRQHRIAIDLHLIPYYGNPSEVEAPYIYRSQAKAGTTSFFAYATVYVVCRHKRVTLGIHAVHRQETLVATLTYLLARLSPLRVRVKRLYLDRGFYSVPVIRWLKALQIPFLMPAVIRGKTGGTRQLLRGRRSYQTPYTLNSPQYGSVSCQMRVICNYYKGLKGKHGIQYTVYVLHRVKVALHQTHRHYRDRFGIETSYRIKNQCRIRTTSKNPVTRFLFVALAFVLVNLWVYLLWFFISWTQRGGRVVYRELFALKTMLEFLSQAVERHFPVITAIYLPALE, encoded by the coding sequence ATGACGACCTACCCATCTTCATTATCTCCTGCTCCCGCTCTGACCGATGAAGGGACACTGGAAGCTGCCCTTGATTGTCTACTCGAGTCTGTTCCACTGAACATGGAAGGCGGATACACCCCCCAAGACCTATTCGAGATCCTGCTGCGGGCTGCCAGCCGAGGCGATAGCATCGAACACACGGCTCAACGCTTGCAAGGTACACCCAGTGGTAATGGTATCCGCTATCACTTGGACAAATTGGATGAGATGGCAACACTGGAGAGCCAACTCAATGCGGCTCTGCAAAGCCGAATTCCACCCAAGATTTGCAGAAGGCAGCATCGCATTGCCATCGATTTACACTTAATTCCCTACTACGGCAACCCAAGTGAGGTGGAGGCTCCCTACATCTACCGCTCTCAAGCTAAAGCTGGAACTACCTCATTCTTCGCCTATGCCACAGTCTATGTTGTCTGTCGTCACAAACGTGTGACCCTAGGGATTCATGCAGTGCATCGTCAAGAAACCTTAGTGGCGACCCTGACTTATTTGCTCGCAAGGTTGAGTCCGCTGCGAGTCCGAGTCAAACGGCTTTACCTGGACCGAGGGTTCTATAGTGTCCCTGTCATCCGTTGGCTGAAGGCATTGCAGATTCCCTTCCTGATGCCTGCGGTGATTCGGGGCAAAACTGGAGGAACCCGTCAACTGCTAAGGGGACGGCGCAGCTACCAGACACCCTACACCCTCAACAGTCCCCAGTATGGTTCGGTCAGCTGTCAGATGCGGGTCATTTGTAACTATTACAAAGGGCTCAAGGGCAAGCATGGGATTCAATACACTGTCTATGTGCTGCATCGGGTGAAGGTTGCCCTGCACCAGACCCATCGGCATTACAGAGACCGTTTTGGCATTGAAACCAGTTACAGGATCAAGAACCAGTGTCGCATCCGCACCACGAGTAAAAATCCTGTAACCCGCTTTCTGTTTGTCGCTCTAGCGTTTGTCCTAGTCAATCTTTGGGTGTATTTGCTGTGGTTCTTTATCAGTTGGACACAACGAGGAGGGCGAGTGGTTTACCGAGAACTGTTTGCCCTCAAGACAATGCTGGAATTCCTGTCCCAGGCAGTGGAGCGGCATTTTCCAGTCATCACAGCCATCTACTTACCCGCTCTGGAATGA
- a CDS encoding nuclear transport factor 2 family protein has product MNTAQTDTLKTAHQAFEYFTHGLATGEWQAFLDMLSEDFSFWFPMGPYHGLNTGKARTEAFLQYQ; this is encoded by the coding sequence ATGAATACAGCTCAGACTGACACCCTAAAAACTGCCCATCAAGCTTTTGAGTACTTTACCCACGGTCTAGCAACGGGTGAATGGCAAGCGTTTTTAGACATGCTCAGCGAAGATTTCAGCTTCTGGTTTCCGATGGGGCCTTACCACGGACTCAATACTGGCAAAGCGAGGACGGAGGCTTTCTTGCAGTATCAGTAG